DNA sequence from the Salvia splendens isolate huo1 chromosome 19, SspV2, whole genome shotgun sequence genome:
ATGCTGTCTTACTCCATTGGGTATATTAATGGAGCATATTTTCTCATAATATTATgagaaaaaatcataaaattgacACACTTTAGCAATCAGAACAAGCCGGCCTCCTCTCTTGCACAACTTGGATTGCTTAGAGTGATTAACCTCGAACCTGTACAAAATGGACGCCAAGCCCGCACCCCATCTTATTCACCGACTACCTGTCTGAAATCTGGTCGGCGGGAAGAGGCTCGGAACTAAGAAGTCGTTCAGCTTCATCGTTTGCCTCAGCTTGCAGTCTCCATTTCTGCAATGACACAAACATAACTGTCACATACAATAAGCAATTTCAGTTTTTCTAGTTTCGCGAATTGAATACGACAACATGCCTCTTCGAGATTCTCAAGTTCCATGATTTGCTCTATCTGCTGAGCAATATTTTCCTGTCAAAAGAATAACACAATGGAATGTATAAATTAAGAGTTTTTGTATGATAGAAGCTGTTGAGCAGGCGGTTTCTACGTCTTTTAACAGAAAGAAGACGGCATACCACATTGCTGACTGCTTCTGCAGCAACCACATCCACATCCAGTTCTACCTCAATTTCAATCATTGATGATATCTGAAAATGGTAAACCATAGCCATGCGATGTTCATAACTTAAATGATAAATCTACAACTAATTCAATATGAGCATCGTTTTTTAAATTTAGAATTCagttctttaaaaaaataagtactCTAGCATAGCTCTCGATCAGTTCAATTCGAGTCTTGAGAGAACTCTCCAAGCCTTCACGCACCCTTTTGACTCTATTTCTTCGAgcactaaaataaaagataaaaaccAGTTAACGATGATTCCACAGATATGCCAGATATTTTAAAGTTGAGAAAGTGGGCATGGGAGGGGTAGAGATTAGACAACATACCGATAAGAAGGTTCTCCAACAGCATAAATTTTGTTCTCCAACTGGCACATACGAGCAAGCATCCAGACCTAAAGGACAATATATTGTGTAAACATCATTAAGAGGTGGCCCTTGTCCAATCCGGTATAAGTGCATTAGCAATTTAGCATATGCAGGCACATAGATGAATCGCAAATGTTTCTTTCATTAATATATTTtcaaacaatttaaaataaaggaGATGAAAAACCAGTAACCAGCAAGCAGTGTTAGTATTCCAGAACAGAACCTCATTTTCAGCAGCTTTCTTCAATTCCTTGATGCGAGACTGAAGTACGTCATACTGAGATAATAGCTGCTGCCTTATAGATGTTACATCCACTAGTCTTTGTGGAAGCTGGCAACAGAAAACACATAGACAGGTAAGCATGACCGTGGAAGACACTTATTCAAGGTTTGAGAAAAAAACGTATATTAAGTAGCTAAACTGTTGAGGAAGCGCATATCTAACTCGAATTGCTGGGAATCGAATTGAAATATACTTCCTTTCTGCTGTCACTTGAGATCAACAGAATACATGCATCATGACATTAGAAGATAGAGACACAATAAGCTATAGATTTTTAACATACTGAGAGGTAAATATCACATGATTAGTTGCCCGTGAGATATATATGTGACGAAGAAGCTACTCAGCCAAAAAATAGCATGTCTGTAGAAGCTAGAAATTGAAAAGTGTTGACGGCCATCAAAAAGCTCAAGAATAGAACAATTATATGCTTGATAAGTTTTCAAGCAGAAAATGAATGCTGCGGGGGCAGTAGTTTATCAACGAGACCTGCCTTGTTAAGCTGAGGAAGAACCACACTGCTTAAAGTTGTACCCACAGCGAGAGAAGAAAATGCAGCAGCTGCAATTAATGGAGGCAAGCTAGGATCAAGCATTCCAGAGGCTGCGTCACCAGTAGCAAGCACCACAAGAACGGGGAATAAAATAGATGGACTCAGCATGGATCTGGCCGCATCTTTTCGAGGGGCTCTTAATAATCGTGATTCTCTACCATCTTTATGATTGGTCAGGCACATCGGCTCACCAGGGTAGAAATTTGGAACTCTTGCACTCAGCTTTATAGGACCAACCTCTCTGTAAACACTTAATGGAGCTGCTATGGCAACAGTAACTCTTTCTCCTTCCTGAGCAGGGAGATCGACCGTTTCAGTGGCAAACCTGTGTGTTCTTGCTAAGCCAGAAGGGGTCTCCACCTGCAGGGGGCATGAGTGATTGATCTAGTAAAGCTTGTCGTCATTATATAAAAGCAAAGTGGTAATATAACAGAACTGCAGACTTTCAGATAGGAACTTCAAAGCAAATGGGTGTCAAGTTCTCCAAAGGGGTTTTTGTAAGTGTAAAgagtaattttaaatttgaaaactgCACTTGACATCGCACCAAAATCTAGGAACAAAAGCATTCAAACTTGATGTATCATATacccaaaaatgaaaaataaatttataaattattaccACAATGGAGTGAACTGCAGCTGGAATATCTTGTTTCGTAATTTGCAAGAATTGTAGCGCTCGTTTCCATGCAGGGACATCCATGCTGCGTTCGGCAGTAGGAGGTCCTTAGAACAAGTGAATATCCCAGGATCAACACCATGTGCATTTACACTTTCTTATTATTGGCTAAAGtaaacaacaaataaaacaagCATCTTGTCACTAAGAGGCGTGTGGTGATTTTAGACTTGTCTGTCACTTACTAAAGACAGTGCCTTCACATGTCAAGAAAGACAAGGAACTTAAAGAGTGCATCTACAGGAAATGAGAATAATGTACCTAATTTCTTCAGATTCGATGCTCAGGATGTTCCCTGAAACTAGTTCATACTGATAACGACACTTTGAACATGATACAACCTGAAAATGAAGCGTCCATATTAACAACTAAACAGAGAATTTGCAACTACCACGATCTAAAAAGAATGTCCTAAAGAAAATGAGACAACAATTGATTAACTTCTTCAATGAAACTTAGGCATACGTGTGGCCATAAGAACTTCTTTTGATTGAGATAGTTTGCATCATTTATTGGTCTGACCCTATTTTGGGAAACAGACCACTCACTCACAAATATTACTATAAAGAAATAAGgtaaaatcatgaaatttctTTTGCTAATGAACCACAAAATTCGATGGTACATACTCACGTAAGGAACCATTTACGATGATCCAATTGACTCACTAACTAGTGTAGAATAAAATGACAGTGCTGGATTGATAGCCACTAACACGGACTGCTAACTGAAAAATTAACTGTAAAATCGAGATTGTATGCACATACCTGAATGCCTTGCTGTGGTTGAGCGACAGAAATGGCTATCATACAACTGGGGCATCTCACCACCTTACCGAAAGGAACCTGAAAAAAATTATTACAGTTTCTTGGTAAGGAACATCTTCCGCCCATGTTAGTTTCGTTCTGGAAAGCATGCTTAAAATTTCAGACATAATCTCACAAATCACAATAATTAGGAAAGCCTGGAAGGTGGCTGTTGATAAAGCAATTTCATAAAATATGCAATCTTATACCCACCAGGCACCAAGATAAACTTTTAAAGGATCTAAAATGTGTTATATCGACAAATTGTCTACTATTATCTGGAGTCATAAGAAAGTGATTGAGATAGAATcagaaagtaaaaaaaaagagaattcaGTTTGAATGAAAGATGAATATGCACAATACTATTATGAGGGCCAGGAactgtttatcatttcacaagtCGATAGTAGCTATATAATCATCAGGCTTGTACAACCAGATCATAAGTTCTACTATGCGCGAAATGTGTAGATATGGAACTTAACCCTCGAGATATTCATATTGGACAAAATTGTGACATTTTCTCCCAATTTCAGCAATCATGAcatacaaaaaggaaaatgaagtACCAAGGAAAGGAGTTGAGCAGATTCATTGCAACAAAGATACATGGTTTCCAAGTTTCATTAAAAAACAGTGATCACACAActacaagaaaataaaaaacgtcGTAGATAAGTGATAAATAGATACCTCTTCACCGGGAGACACTCCCACTCGGCAAACACAGTCAACCACCCTAAGGGCATCTGAAACCCTCAGTAATGCAGCAAGGCCCTTCACTAACAACGTATACGTATGTACATCCGGCCTTGACCACTTCCATCTCTCCACTGAAGTAGCATTCTCCCCCCAACCTGTTCAATGAAAGTGCCAAACAAACCCCAAATGGCAAAAGTTATCTCACTATCACATTATTAAACCAGGTAAAAAGCAATCAAACATAAATTCAAGCGAAAGAAGACAAAACAGTTGAATGCAATGAGAAAACATAATTCAATCGGAATTTTTCAGTACCTGAACCAAAGGTAGAGCGCATGGCGGAGAATACGGAGAGGGCCAAGTCAGCATTGCCACGATCAAGGGCGGCAGAGATAATCAAGCGGCAGTCCGAGGCAGTGACGTGGCCGGCGCTGCCTCGCTCCTCCGAAATCAAACGCAAGGCCACGGCGGCGTCGGGGGCGGCGGAGACGCGGGCAAGCAGCTCATGGTCGAAGAGGTCCGAGGCCAGCTTGCTCCCTTCCTCCGGCGAGGAGGAGACCTGGCTGTTGGCGTTGGAGGCGGCAGCGGTCTGTTTGGGAATGGGAAACAAGTAATGCTTTTTCTTGGCGGGAAAGAGGAAGCAGAAGTGGGTGGTGGTTTTGTGTTTGGGCGGGTGGTGAGTGGGGAGTGGGAGCAAAGGGGAGGAGCACCACCTCGACTGAAGATTCATGTGGTTGATGGGATTTTCGGAAAGAAACAATTTCAAGCgtaaattgtgggattttttggggagagagagaaatgcTGAATTCGGAGGTGTGAAGTTGGGGATGATGGATGAGAGGCCGTGGACAATTGATAGAAATCCAATCTTTTTGGGGGAAAATGCACAGTATAAAAAAAAACTggtaaaaatcaaatttttatcgaaaaatatcaacaaaataattttattttaaaaaataaaaaaaattggaggtGCGGGGAATCGAACCCCGTGCCTCTCGCATGCGAAGCGAGCGCTCTACCATATGAGCTACACCCCCATTCAATGTTAGCACTTAGTCAATAAACTTCATAATTGGATAAGACCGATTTATTGcaatatttcaatttcataGTTCTTGATCACGAGTTCTATAACTATAAAAAAAGAGTTTGAGACTTCAAATCATGATTAATAATTTAAGGATTACAATGAAGTGTACATAAACATAGCTCATCACTTTTTTAAGTATTAGTAAGAGCATAAAATGACGTTATTTTTCATGTCATGTCATGCCATTTTAAGTTTCTACAAAAAAAAAGTGGCAATGTAGCATATAAAATGGATGCAAAATATTTTTGATACGAAGTCAATAGTTTTAGATTGATTCAACATGGCCAAATAGcctaaaaattcacaaattttgGGGAAAGTTTGGTTTTTCCCATAAGTTATAAAAGTTGAGTCTAAAGTCACTAACTTTATCGATCGTGCAAATTTCCCACACTACCCGACCCGACGACATATTTCGGCTAAAAACTTATCACACGTGGCATGTCGGAGGCGTGActtggttttttattttacacGTCGCCGATTTCATCCCTAAACCATTTGTCGACGATTTCACTATTGTCGATTACGTTTTCCGTCAATTGAATTGAGGTTGCGCTTTCGAAATCAGACAAAAAGAGGTTATATTACCGAAGTTCAGAAATTTAGCCAAGCCACGCCTCCAGCATGCCACGTGAAAtaagtttttaacgaaaatatgtCTTCAGTTTGAGAAATTTGCACGATCCgataaagttcgtgactttaggCGCAACTTTTATAGTTTGTGGAAAAAACCAAACTTTCCCCAAAGCTTGTGACTTTTTAGGCAATTTGCCCATTCAACATTTCTTGTAGTTCaatatatattcaataaaattggGGTATAGTTGAGGGTAATAAAATGCACAAAATCCATCCAAACAAAGCATCCTCAAATAGGACATATAATTAACGATAAGATCCAAAAATGCATAGAGCCAAAGTGGTTAAACAGATGTTCAATAATACATTATTGCAGCAGATAATTTCAGCTGGTTTGTTACTTGCCTATAGGAAAGCTTATTGTTCTCATCTTTTTGCTTCCACTAACCATCACACTCCACACCTGAATCCTGGTGCTTTTAATTATCAAGTAACAAAATTTAAGGCCACTAGTTGTCGCCGTAGAGCCACTTCTCTGAATTGCTTGTGTAGCTCACCAACTCCTCGGGTTTAAACCATAGGTCGATTTCATCCTTTGCTGTCTCAGGGCCATCACTACCATGAATTATGTTCcttcaaaataaaacatatttcaACATCAGAACAAAACAGATGGGTAAGAAAGTTTCATTGCATCGAGCTAGGAAGCATACCTTCCAACTACAACGGCAAGATCTCCTCTGATGGTTCCGGGCTCTGATTTCTGAGGGTCTGTGGCACCGATGAGTTTACGGCCGTACTTGATCACTCCTTCACCTTCCCAGACCTGAAGGAGCACAAGGATAGAGTACCAAGTTAAGTAAACTCTAAGCTTTCTAGCAAATAAATCATATGAGAGCTGAGCTCTTCTAACCATGGCAATGACAGGTCCAGAGCTGAGGAAATCGCACAGCCCATTGAAGAAGGGTCTTTCCTTGAGGTCGTGGTAATGCTTCTCGGCGAAGCCCTTTGAAGGAACCACTATCTTGATGGCCACAAGCTTGAATCCTTTTCGCTCAAAGCGGGACACAATTTCTGAGATCTGAATTCAACAGAGACATTGTCAAAATGTATGAAGCATGCAGCAGGATCAAACAGTCTGCCCTATATAAAGTAATGGTGGCCTGGTAGGGGTGGGGTGTATATGCATATGTTCTTGTGTTTCTTCAATTCAAATCTAAAGCGAACTCTGCCTTTCGTTTAGGGAAAAAAATGAACCATAAAAACTCCAATACTTTACTTATCATTCCTTAACCTTAGATGATAGAATTAGAACCCTAAAACAGAGAAAGTGTGAGTGTGTATACCAGTCCTCTTTGCACTCCATCCGGCTTGATGGCAATGAAAGTTCGCTCCGTCTAAGGTAAAAACAGAAGAAACGGAATGCCAGTCAGCATAGTGGCAAAAAATAATAAGACAGGGAAATATCAGAATACGTACTGCAGCAGCATGCGCCTCCTGCTCTTGTAGCATGAAAGCTGTAGCAcaacaaaaaatgaaacaaaggCGAATGAGTACTGGCCTTCAAAAATGCTCACATGTACATCTTGAGAAACTTAGCCTGGGTGATATTAGCCCTCTATTAGTTGTTAGAACTAAATCACCAATACTTGCTTGACTCGAGCATACATAATTTTAGCATTAATTAATTCCCTAGTCAAGAATTGAGCATATATAATATGGGTAGCTGCCTGACTGATACATTCACTAAAGGAAAAAAGTACGGTTAGTATTCTAATATCTATCATCTACATTTCCAACAAATTATACCATATACGCGATAGGAATTATTTCAAAACACTGTGAAAAAAGGAGGGTTCTACAGACCTGCCGCtggaagggcaagggcacttGAAATCCATCCCGTGTACGCATTTCCTGACTTAGACGCACATAATGAAGCTGCTCTTCCTCGGCTTGAAACTACTGCCGCAGCAGCGGCTGCTCTCCCTCCTGAAATACAACTTTTTTCTTAGAATCAAAACACTTCAATATGGATTTATTGAAAAGCCATAAAACAGTAGGATCTGACAAAATCAAGATCCTTCTATAAAGTTCATTGAATCCACTTATAGAAGCATTATTCATCCTGGGTATATCTCTATCAGTTTCTCAGAAGTAAAAATCTGGGATTACAcgagaaaatggaaaaagaatgGATTAAAACCATCAGACCAATCATTCCACATCATATTATCACAAACAAGAGCATACACAAAAAGACAAACTTTTCCAGAGTCAAAATAATTACTTTCCACTAAAAAACAGTTGCTTCCTTCACAaatttcatccaaaaaatcaaTCTTCGACATAGCACCAACCGACATCTCAACAATTAGTCAACACTCAACAGTTGATTTAACAAGCTCCGTGATGCACGCGATTCGATTAAACCTAATAGCTCTAGCTACATCAAATAAGCACCAACCATTATGCGTATTTGACCATAACCAATTTAAAGCTGGATGTCACAATTGTATAATTTGGTGATAAAAATAGCAGTAGAATTTACCCGAAAATGAACGAGAGGACTGCTTGGAAGCAGCGGAGACGAAGGATCTGGCGGATCTGAGAATCTGAGACCTCATTTCTGGAAAATGTTGATCTAGATTTGGGTGAGATAAGAAACTCAAAGCGGTAGTTGTGCTGAGGGTGAGAGTGAGGGAAGTTCCAAGAATAGTGATAGGTTTTCTTTATACTACTATGTGGCTTGCCGAATAACACCGTGTTTGGTAACAAACTTGAAAATTTTATCTTTCATTACTACTTTGGTATGTGAATTAATTTCTCTTCGATgctatagtattttttattattggtaaataaattgaaatttttttaaaggcTTTATTGCAGTTGACCTGAAATCGAGCTTAGATCTTTGGTAAGACAATGACCAATCTTTGATGCTATATTCCTTTTCGACCAAACCCACCAAACCTAATGGCTATTGAGAAATTAGAGTAGTACAAGGTAAAATAGTTGAATGTGTCCACTAGAAAAAGATTACTACTATttgttatttttcattttggtgCATAGAAATGTTGTACTTGGTGCAGTCATAGCTGTACCCAGTTAGTAGCTGAAGTTTCACGCATTTCAAGAAATATTTTGAAGTTAGTTAAGATTTAGTTGTAGTTGGTTGTGGAAAAGGTTAAAATCCAAACTAGAAAAAGAGACCTAGCTCAATTGTTGGGCCGACCCAAATCTTATTCTCTCCGGAAAAGCACACTTTTTTCCAAAggcataagagcatccataatggcgcctagcgcaccgcctagccgagcgccgacgctaggcggtcgctaggcgaaccattggagAATCCGAAAaacgccgagcggtttttcggatatcaatttcgcctagcgctaggcggtcgaaaactgctgggctatgcgctgggcgatcaactcggctccattgcagcgcccggatcgcccagcgcatagcccatcggatttttttttaattttcgaaacactatatatacgcgatttgcacttcattttcatttgcaccacttgtattaacgagtactctctctatcttaatttctgtacaagatcaataccgagaaatggatctgaataacgagcctagttcagggacgagcggttctcaaactcccccaatccccgttggaggcggatggaatcagatgcccgggtactacaacatgtacccgtggcagcagatgctacCCGGGATGCCGACCGGAGGGAGTCCGCCTGGGGGGTTCCCGGCGATGCGGGGttgggcacccaatatgcagatgatacccgggggaggttcggcgacgcagggggacgtctatcgcccca
Encoded proteins:
- the LOC121780390 gene encoding uncharacterized protein LOC121780390; its protein translation is MNLQSRWCSSPLLPLPTHHPPKHKTTTHFCFLFPAKKKHYLFPIPKQTAAASNANSQVSSSPEEGSKLASDLFDHELLARVSAAPDAAVALRLISEERGSAGHVTASDCRLIISAALDRGNADLALSVFSAMRSTFGSGWGENATSVERWKWSRPDVHTYTLLVKGLAALLRVSDALRVVDCVCRVGVSPGEEVPFGKVVRCPSCMIAISVAQPQQGIQVVSCSKCRYQYELVSGNILSIESEEISMDVPAWKRALQFLQITKQDIPAAVHSIVVETPSGLARTHRFATETVDLPAQEGERVTVAIAAPLSVYREVGPIKLSARVPNFYPGEPMCLTNHKDGRESRLLRAPRKDAARSMLSPSILFPVLVVLATGDAASGMLDPSLPPLIAAAAFSSLAVGTTLSSVVLPQLNKLPQRLVDVTSIRQQLLSQYDVLQSRIKELKKAAENEVWMLARMCQLENKIYAVGEPSYRARRNRVKRVREGLESSLKTRIELIESYARISSMIEIEVELDVDVVAAEAVSNVENIAQQIEQIMELENLEEKWRLQAEANDEAERLLSSEPLPADQISDR
- the LOC121780223 gene encoding nucleoside diphosphate kinase 3-like translates to MRSQILRSARSFVSAASKQSSRSFSGGRAAAAAAVVSSRGRAASLCASKSGNAYTGWISSALALPAAAFMLQEQEAHAAATERTFIAIKPDGVQRGLISEIVSRFERKGFKLVAIKIVVPSKGFAEKHYHDLKERPFFNGLCDFLSSGPVIAMVWEGEGVIKYGRKLIGATDPQKSEPGTIRGDLAVVVGRNIIHGSDGPETAKDEIDLWFKPEELVSYTSNSEKWLYGDN